Proteins encoded within one genomic window of Lysinibacillus sphaericus:
- a CDS encoding APC family permease produces MKSSFKRYVIGKPLRSDALGEQKLSKTKALAILSSDALSSVAYGPEQILLVLMTVSTVAFWYSLPIAAGVVVLLVALTLSYRQVIFAYPHGGGAYVVSRENLGVNAGLVAGGSLLVDYILTVAVSVSAGTDAITSAFPSLHAYNVPIAVFFVICLTLLNLRGVTESASVLAYPVYLFVVVMLMLIGIGIYNVATGQVPAELHPKIGTPVAGISLFLLLKAFASGSSALTGVEAISNAIPNFKSPAPNNAAKTLLAMGSILAVLFIGIVGLAYFYGVVPNAQATVVSQIAEASVGRNVFYYIVQGTTAMILVLAANTGYSAFPLLAVNLSRDGFIPRIFQIRGDRLGYSNGIMMLGLAAIVLIVLFDGATEHLIPLYAVGVFIPFTLAQTGMMRKWWREKPNGWVMKFVINTIGAAISFVVAMMFFVTKLPQVWPVFIFLPMIIWMFHRIKQHYNAVGEQLRLNGEALPIVDGNVFIVPVAGITKVVENSLHYVQSLNVEKIIAFYVAFDQADAKAFEEKWKAWQPDIRLVTYYSPYRSITQPLKKFIDKVEHQYAKTGYQVTVVIPQFLPKKGWHHMLHNQSSLLIRTSLLFHKNVVIMTVPFHLSK; encoded by the coding sequence ATGAAATCCTCATTCAAACGTTATGTTATCGGTAAACCATTGAGATCCGATGCATTAGGGGAACAAAAGCTTAGTAAAACAAAGGCATTGGCTATATTATCATCTGATGCATTGTCATCAGTAGCATACGGACCAGAGCAAATTTTACTTGTGCTCATGACAGTAAGTACGGTTGCCTTTTGGTATTCGTTACCGATTGCAGCAGGCGTAGTGGTGCTACTTGTGGCACTCACGTTATCCTATCGACAAGTTATTTTCGCCTATCCACATGGTGGTGGAGCATATGTTGTGTCCCGCGAAAACTTAGGCGTTAATGCAGGTCTTGTAGCGGGTGGGTCATTACTCGTTGATTATATTTTAACGGTTGCAGTAAGTGTTTCTGCGGGGACAGATGCTATTACATCAGCATTCCCAAGTTTACATGCTTATAATGTACCGATTGCAGTGTTTTTTGTTATTTGCCTAACACTATTAAATTTACGTGGTGTTACAGAATCAGCATCCGTTTTAGCGTATCCCGTATATTTGTTCGTTGTTGTGATGTTAATGCTTATTGGAATAGGTATCTATAACGTCGCAACGGGGCAAGTTCCTGCTGAGTTGCATCCAAAAATCGGGACGCCAGTTGCGGGCATTAGTTTGTTTTTATTATTAAAGGCTTTTGCTTCAGGAAGCTCGGCATTGACGGGCGTAGAAGCGATATCCAATGCTATTCCGAATTTTAAAAGCCCTGCACCAAATAATGCAGCGAAAACGCTATTAGCAATGGGGAGTATATTAGCCGTGCTGTTTATTGGTATTGTGGGCTTAGCCTATTTCTACGGAGTTGTACCGAACGCTCAGGCAACGGTTGTCTCACAAATTGCCGAAGCGAGTGTTGGACGCAATGTATTTTATTATATCGTGCAAGGTACGACAGCTATGATTTTAGTGCTTGCTGCCAATACGGGTTATTCAGCCTTCCCTTTACTCGCAGTCAATTTATCAAGAGACGGCTTTATACCAAGAATTTTTCAAATTCGTGGAGATCGCCTTGGCTATTCTAACGGGATTATGATGCTCGGATTAGCAGCGATTGTCCTTATTGTGTTGTTCGATGGTGCTACAGAGCATTTAATTCCTCTTTATGCAGTAGGTGTCTTTATACCATTTACATTAGCGCAGACTGGAATGATGCGAAAATGGTGGCGTGAAAAGCCAAATGGTTGGGTGATGAAATTCGTTATAAATACAATAGGTGCAGCCATTTCCTTTGTAGTGGCGATGATGTTCTTTGTTACAAAATTACCTCAAGTATGGCCAGTATTTATCTTTTTACCAATGATTATTTGGATGTTCCATCGCATTAAGCAACATTACAATGCAGTCGGAGAGCAACTACGACTAAATGGAGAAGCATTGCCGATAGTAGATGGAAATGTTTTTATTGTACCGGTAGCGGGGATTACGAAAGTGGTAGAAAATTCACTGCATTATGTGCAATCATTGAATGTAGAAAAAATTATAGCCTTTTATGTAGCATTTGATCAGGCTGATGCCAAAGCTTTTGAAGAGAAGTGGAAGGCATGGCAACCCGATATACGTCTCGTTACGTACTATTCGCCATATCGAAGCATTACGCAACCTTTAAAAAAATTTATTGATAAGGTAGAACACCAATATGCGAAAACGGGCTATCAAGTAACTGTGGTCATTCCACAGTTTTTACCGAAGAAAGGTTGGCATCATATGCTACACAATCAATCGAGTCTATTAATTCGTACATCGCTGTTATTTCACAAAAATGTCGTCATTATGACAGTACCTTTCCATTTATCTAAATAA